TGCCATTCAATCGACGACCCATCAAAGAAGCGGATATGCGACCGCGACATTTTTTACGTTATTCGACTTGGGTCTTGCTGTTGGCTCGTATGTTTTAGGTTTTATTGCAGTTCAAATGGGCTATCGGAATATGTATTTGCTATCCAGTCTTCTCGTGATTGCAGTGCTTGCGTTATATGTACTCATAATCCGAAAAAGACACAATTGAATTCTGAAGCATACTTCAGTTTTGATTATTACGTTACCAAAATGCAGTTTAGGGTATAGACTCTTTAACTATGTTTATAGGAGTCGATTTTGCTTTGGACAGAAAGTTTTGGAAGAACCCGGTGTTTTCAATATCGGCAGTCGTTATTTTATTACTCGTTATACTCGGAGCAGCCATTCCGGGCCCTTTTGGTAAGGTTGCGGGACGTTTATACGGGTTTACGACAATGAAGTTCGGTTGGTTCTATTTGTTGACAGTTTTCATTATCATTGTATTTTTGATCGGATTGGCAATTAGTAAATTCGGAGCCATTCGTTTAGGTGGGGATGATGAAAGGCCAGAATACCCATTTTTCACTTGGATCGGCATGCTTTTTTCAGCTGGTTTCGGAGTAGGGCTTGTCTTTTGGGGCGTCGCAGAACCGATGAGCCATTACTTCTCATCGCCTCTAAATGGCATTGAACCACAATCGCACGACGCGGCGAGGATTGCAATGGGCTATTCATTTTTCCATTGGGGAATTTCGCAATGGGGCATTTTTGGCATTGTAGGGCTTGTAATCGGATTTATGCAGTTCCGAAAAAAGAAGGACGGTCTAATCTCTACTGCCTTGGAGCCGTTAGTCGGTTCCAACAGGCATTTGAAGACAGGAATTGACTCATTTGCCGTTATTGCTACGGTAATGGGGATTGCGACATCTCTCGGGATGGGCGTGTTGCAGATGAGCGGCGGACTTGAATATGTATTTCAGACGAAAAATACGTTTTGGGTGCAACTGATTATTATCTTTATCGTTTTCGTCGCCTATATGCTTTCCGCATCGACCGGTTTGAATAAAGGAATCGCGTATTTAGGCAATTTTAATTTAGCGATGGCCATTGCGATGCTCATCTTCTTCTTTTTTGTCGGACCAAAAGTTTTCATCTTGGAAAGTTTCACATTGGCGATCGGGGACTACATCAATAATTTCATTCGGTATAGCTTGCGGTTGCAGCCCTATCAAGGTGGAAGTTGGGTGAGGGAGTGGACGATCTTTTACTGGGCATGGACGATAGCTTGGTCGCCTTTCGTTGGAGCTTTCGTTGCTCGAGTTTCAAAAGGTCGTACAATCCGTGAATTCATTGCAGGAGTGATGATTATTCCGCCTGTATTTGCTTGTATGTGGATTGCTACATTGGGTGGCACAGCTTTATATAGCGATTTGAACAACGGTACGAAGATTGCAGAAGCGGTTGATGCAGATGTCACTTCAGCCATTTTTGAAACACTTAACCATTTGCCATTCACAAATGTCGTTTCATTTTTGGCAATCGTACTCATTTTTACTTTCCTAATTACATCTGCGGATTCTGCGACCTATATTTTGGCTAGCATGACGACGAGAGGAAGTTTGTTCCCTCCGCTTCTTGTCAAAATGATTTGGGGGTTCCTCATGTCTGCAATTGCAGCAGTTTTGCTCTATGCAGGTGGGTTAGAGGCTTTGCAATCAGCGTCTCTCGTTTCCGCCCTTCCATTTACCCTGTTTCTCATTTTGCTCATTTTTTCCTTAGGGAAGTTTTTGAGGAAGGAACCGATTACTG
The genomic region above belongs to Sporosarcina sp. Marseille-Q4943 and contains:
- a CDS encoding BCCT family transporter — encoded protein: MFIGVDFALDRKFWKNPVFSISAVVILLLVILGAAIPGPFGKVAGRLYGFTTMKFGWFYLLTVFIIIVFLIGLAISKFGAIRLGGDDERPEYPFFTWIGMLFSAGFGVGLVFWGVAEPMSHYFSSPLNGIEPQSHDAARIAMGYSFFHWGISQWGIFGIVGLVIGFMQFRKKKDGLISTALEPLVGSNRHLKTGIDSFAVIATVMGIATSLGMGVLQMSGGLEYVFQTKNTFWVQLIIIFIVFVAYMLSASTGLNKGIAYLGNFNLAMAIAMLIFFFFVGPKVFILESFTLAIGDYINNFIRYSLRLQPYQGGSWVREWTIFYWAWTIAWSPFVGAFVARVSKGRTIREFIAGVMIIPPVFACMWIATLGGTALYSDLNNGTKIAEAVDADVTSAIFETLNHLPFTNVVSFLAIVLIFTFLITSADSATYILASMTTRGSLFPPLLVKMIWGFLMSAIAAVLLYAGGLEALQSASLVSALPFTLFLILLIFSLGKFLRKEPITVRPTDIRQFEKIEQEVKKKARRRIRN